A part of Deinococcus planocerae genomic DNA contains:
- a CDS encoding DNA methyltransferase, translating into MNLIKSKRRVADHGEVFTPPWLVEAMLDLVGGETERIDSRFLEPACGSGNFLVAVLRRKLAAVQLRYGQSNFERRHYALLALMCVYGIELLADNIAECRANLLEVLAEYLGLAEEDDLFRAAAYVLSQNLVHGDALRMQTHEGQAITFAEWGYLGRGRFQRRDFRLDTLAMSSTFSAEGSLFAGLGKHEIFTPTRTYPPMTVRDLAAAEEAA; encoded by the coding sequence ATGAATCTCATCAAATCCAAGCGGCGCGTCGCCGATCACGGCGAGGTCTTCACCCCACCGTGGCTGGTCGAGGCCATGCTCGACCTGGTAGGGGGCGAGACTGAGCGCATCGACTCGCGTTTTCTGGAACCCGCCTGCGGCAGCGGCAACTTTCTGGTGGCGGTGCTGCGGCGCAAGCTCGCCGCCGTGCAGCTCCGGTACGGCCAGTCCAACTTCGAGCGGCGACACTACGCCCTGCTCGCGCTGATGTGCGTCTACGGCATCGAACTGTTGGCCGACAACATCGCCGAATGCCGGGCGAACCTGCTGGAAGTCCTGGCCGAGTACCTGGGGCTGGCCGAGGAGGACGACCTCTTCCGCGCCGCCGCCTATGTCCTGTCGCAGAACTTGGTCCACGGCGACGCGCTCAGGATGCAGACGCATGAGGGCCAGGCCATCACCTTTGCCGAGTGGGGCTACCTGGGCCGGGGCCGCTTTCAGCGCCGCGATTTCCGCCTCGATACCCTCGCCATGTCGTCCACCTTTAGCGCTGAGGGGTCGCTGTTTGCCGGGCTGGGCAAGCATGAAATCTTCACCCC